ACCCTCGAGGCGCTGATGCGCGATGGGAAGGCGCTCCAGGCGGCCACGTCCCACTACCTCGGGCAGGGCTTCGCCCGCGCGTTCGGCGTCACGTTCACCGGTCGGGACGGGACCGAGCAGCACCCCTACGCCACCTCGTGGGGGGCGGGCACGCGCCTCGTCGGCGGCGTCGTCATGGCCCACGGCGACGACGCCGGCCTGCGCCTGCCACCCGCCGTCGCGCCGCATCAGGTGGTGATCGTGCCGATCGTCCGCGACCATGACCGCTCGCAGGTGCTCGCCGCTGCCGGCGCGCTCGCGGACGACCTGCGCGCCGCCGGTCTGCGCGTCCGCCTCGACGACCGCGACGAGCATCGCCCCGGCTTCAAGTTCCACGAGTGGGAGCTTCGGGGCGTGCCCTGCCGGGTCGAGATCGGCGGCCGCGACCTCGCCGCCGGCACCGTCGCCGTCGCCCGCCGCGACACGGGGGCGAAGGCCGCGGTCGCGCTCGGGGCGCTCGCCGCCGAGCTGCCGGCGCTGCTCAGCGACATCCAGGCGGCGATGCTCGCCGCGGCCCGCGCCGAGCAGGAGCGGCGGACGGCCGCGCCCGGCGCCTACGCCGAGATGACCGCCTACCTGCGCGAGGCGGGCGGCTTCGCCCGCGCCGGCTGGTGCGGCGGCGAGGAGTGCGAGGCCCGCGTCAAGGCCGACAGCGCGGCCACGATCCGGTGCCTCCCGCACGGGGAGAGCCCCGCGGCGTGCGACCGCTGCATCGTCTGTGGCCGGCCGTCCGAGGCGATCGCCGTCTGGGCCCAGGCGTACTGATCGCGGCACCTTCGCCGCTCGTGCGCGAGCAACGGCCCCGATCAGGGTGCTCGAGTCAAATGGGCAGCGCGGATGTTGACTTTCGGGCGTTGTTCGAGGCTGCGCCGGGGTTGTTCCTGGTGCTGGACCCCGAGCTACGGATCGTCGCCGTGAGCGACGCCGAACGAGTTCCTGTCGCGGATGAGCCACGAGCTGCGCACGCCGCTCGCCGCGATCCTCGGCTTCAGCGAGCTTCTGGCGACGCGCGACCTGGGCGAGAAGCCGGACGAGTGGGGGCGGATGATCCACGTCGCCGGCAAGCACCTGCTGACGCTCGTCGACGAGATCATGGATCTCTCCCGGATCGAGGCCGGCACCGTCGGCATCTCGACCGAGGCCGTCTCGCTGCGCCCGCTGGTCGAGGAGGCGTTCCAGCTCATGCGGCCCGTCGCCGCAGGACACGCATCACCCTGTTCGAGCCGGTGTTCATGGAGGCGACGGGGGCGGTCTACGTCCTCGCCGACCGGCGGCGGCTGACACCGGTCGTGATCAGCCTGATCTCGAACGCGATCAAGTGCAACCGCCATCGCGGCACGGTCACCGTCGAGGCGGAGGAGGCCGACGGCCGCATCCGCCTGTCGGCTGCGGACACCGGAGCGGGGATCGATCCCGACCAGCTGCCGCGCCTCTTCACGCCGTTCGACCGGCTCGACACGGCCGCGTCGGGAATCGACGGCACGGGGCTCGGGCTGGCGCGTTCCCGCCGCCTGGTCGAGGACGACCTGCTGGGTCGAGCTCGAGATCGCCCGGCCGGCCGTCCTCGACGCGGGAATACGCCTTTGTTCCTCGACCTGCACCTGCCGGACATCACCGGCGTCGACGTCCTCGCCGCGCTCCGCCGCCACCGGCGACCGGCCGATCCCGGTCGTGATCCTGACCGCCGACGCGACTCGCCGGGAGATGGAGAAGCTGAAGCGGCTGGGCGCCCGGTCGTACGAGACGAACCCGATCGGCATGCGCCGCCTGCTCGAGCTCGTCGACGAGCATGCCCCTGTCGACGAACGCGTCCCCGGCTGATCCCTCAATCTCGAGTTGAGATTGACTCTCTGATCCGTGCCGCATCGTGTAGGAACAAGGTCCCCGAGCGCGAAACGCACGGGGACCACGAGGAGGAACGGATGAGCACAGCCAGTCCCACACCACCCGCTCCGCGACCGGCGCCGGCGCAGCCCGCCCGTGCCGACGGCCCCTCCCGGCATGCCGTCTGGCGCGCGCTCTTCTTCCTGCTCGTTCTCGTCCTCGTCCTGATCACGGTCTGGCACGTCGCCGACCAGATCACGAAGCGCCACGCCGAGGAGTCATTCGCGAGCGGCCAGGTGAGCCTGCAGGTTGCCAGGCTCGAGAGCCGCACGCGCCTGGCCGAGGCCCGCGCCCGGCTCGCCGCGGCCGAGGCGACCCGTGACTCCGCGGTCGCGACCGCCGGCATCGCCGCTGCACGCTCGCTGGAGGGGTCGGGGTCGAAGCGGATCCAGGAGATCTTCGCCGCGATCACGGATGCGATCTCGCGGGCGGGCACGGGCTCGTCCTCGACGACGCCATAGGCGAGGGCGGTCAGGCGCGCTTGGCGTGGCTGCCGATCGCCTCGGCCACCATCGCGTGGCAGTCGGGGCTGAAGGCGGCCGCGAGCCGGCGGGCGGCGTCGAACACGTCCTGCTCGGCCGTCTCGGCGCCGTAGATCTCGAAGGCGGCCACGATGCCGCCGTGCATCCGCACCATGTCGTGCTCGACCGCGCCGCGGACGATCCGGCGCACCAGGGCGGCAGGGGAGAACTCGAACTCGATCAGGCGGCGGGGCACGGGCATCTCTCCATGGATCGGCGTCGGCGCAGTCCGAGCCCATCCCGCCCGCCGTGAGCCGCCCTCCTCGAAAACGGCGACCCGGCATGCCCCGGATGGTGCCCCGGATGGGCGTTTTCCCCCATTGCCCGCGGCCGGCCGGCTGCTCTACGTTTGTCGTACCGTCTGAAGGCCGACCCTCAGCGGCCGGGCGGAATCGGAGATCGAAGGCCGCCGGAGGCCGACCACCCCCCGGCGGCCTTCCGCGTTCCGGGGTGATTCCCGGCCGGCATACCCGTCGACCAACGCGGTAGTTGTGCGGCCGCGACGGCGG
The sequence above is a segment of the Gaiellales bacterium genome. Coding sequences within it:
- the proS gene encoding proline--tRNA ligase, whose product is MSAVRLSSQSQDFPAWYGQVVRRAGLAENSAVRGAMVIKPYGYAIWEAIQRALDDRIKATGHENVYFPVLVPASVLAQESDLIEGFAPEVALVTRAGGKELDEPLAIRPTSEAMIWAAYGRWMESYRDLPLLYNQWANVVRWELRPRILLRTSEFLWQEGHTAHETEHEAVAEVLTVLHDVYADVVENVLAMPVLPGRKSPSERFPGAEETYTLEALMRDGKALQAATSHYLGQGFARAFGVTFTGRDGTEQHPYATSWGAGTRLVGGVVMAHGDDAGLRLPPAVAPHQVVIVPIVRDHDRSQVLAAAGALADDLRAAGLRVRLDDRDEHRPGFKFHEWELRGVPCRVEIGGRDLAAGTVAVARRDTGAKAAVALGALAAELPALLSDIQAAMLAAARAEQERRTAAPGAYAEMTAYLREAGGFARAGWCGGEECEARVKADSAATIRCLPHGESPAACDRCIVCGRPSEAIAVWAQAY
- a CDS encoding histidine kinase dimerization/phospho-acceptor domain-containing protein, coding for MSRMSHELRTPLAAILGFSELLATRDLGEKPDEWGRMIHVAGKHLLTLVDEIMDLSRIEAGTVGISTEAVSLRPLVEEAFQLMRPVAAGHASPCSSRCSWRRRGRSTSSPTGGG